The ANME-2 cluster archaeon genome includes a region encoding these proteins:
- a CDS encoding glycosyltransferase family 4 protein, whose translation MESLRIGMFSWESLYSIKVGGIAPHVTEIAESLAKRGHEVHIFTRRGSCNEYDEINGVHYQRCDHDISGSIVNQMDAMCDAMYEKFGEVKKTFGDFDIIHGHDWHPVNALNRIKQHYDLPFAMTFHSTEWGRCGNQFSSSWESHAISHREWLGGYEASNVIITTPQFKQEVQDIYHIPDDKISVIPNGIFPGKIQKKVDAGKVKEQHGIHPFAPVVLFTGRMSYQKGADMLVEAVPKVLQQHWDTQFVFIGEGEMRMHCENMARALGVYDSCHFLGYAPDETLSSWMNACTMTCVPSRNEPFGIVVLESWDACKPVIATNAVHLVDNFSNGIVSYQTPDSIAWGINYSLDGSESSSKIMGLNGNKLVKTRYNWKTIAKNTEYSYRNLT comes from the coding sequence CTGGCCAAGAGAGGACATGAAGTGCATATTTTTACCCGCCGTGGTAGTTGCAATGAATATGATGAAATAAACGGCGTACACTACCAGCGGTGCGACCATGATATCTCAGGCAGTATTGTAAACCAGATGGATGCAATGTGCGATGCCATGTACGAGAAGTTCGGGGAGGTCAAAAAGACCTTCGGGGATTTTGATATTATTCACGGTCATGACTGGCATCCGGTCAATGCACTCAATCGTATCAAGCAGCACTATGATCTTCCCTTTGCAATGACCTTTCACAGCACTGAGTGGGGCAGGTGTGGCAACCAGTTCAGTTCATCATGGGAATCACATGCAATATCGCACAGGGAATGGCTGGGAGGATATGAAGCTTCAAATGTCATCATTACCACACCCCAGTTCAAACAGGAGGTCCAGGATATCTACCACATACCAGATGATAAAATATCCGTTATCCCCAACGGTATCTTCCCGGGGAAGATCCAGAAGAAGGTGGATGCCGGGAAGGTAAAAGAACAACATGGTATCCATCCTTTTGCTCCAGTAGTGCTTTTTACCGGACGCATGAGTTACCAGAAAGGAGCTGATATGCTGGTCGAGGCTGTGCCTAAGGTATTACAGCAGCATTGGGATACCCAGTTCGTGTTTATAGGCGAAGGTGAGATGAGAATGCATTGTGAAAATATGGCCCGTGCCCTGGGAGTTTATGATTCGTGTCATTTCCTTGGTTATGCACCTGATGAGACACTTTCCAGCTGGATGAATGCCTGCACCATGACCTGTGTACCCAGCCGGAACGAGCCATTCGGGATAGTGGTCCTTGAATCGTGGGATGCCTGCAAACCTGTTATTGCAACGAATGCCGTCCACCTTGTAGATAATTTTTCCAACGGAATTGTGAGTTATCAGACTCCGGATTCGATTGCGTGGGGGATTAATTATTCCCTTGACGGTTCGGAGTCATCAAGTAAAATCATGGGTTTGAACGGCAATAAGCTGGTCAAGACCAGGTATAACTGGAAGACCATCGCAAAGAATACTGAATATAGTTACAGGAACCTGACTTAG
- a CDS encoding winged helix-turn-helix domain-containing protein encodes MEEFTSRIGEAAGATFNELVKGDTSLTKLKTGLAELGFDANISAMAIGWLAREDKVVIVKNGKVWNIRLR; translated from the coding sequence ATGGAGGAATTTACATCAAGAATCGGTGAAGCGGCAGGTGCCACATTCAACGAACTGGTAAAAGGAGATACAAGCCTAACAAAGCTTAAAACTGGCCTTGCAGAGTTGGGTTTTGATGCAAACATCTCTGCTATGGCGATTGGGTGGCTTGCAAGGGAAGATAAGGTCGTTATTGTGAAAAATGGTAAGGTCTGGAACATCAGGCTTAGATGA
- a CDS encoding ABC transporter ATP-binding protein, translating into MEDRIVITAKRLIKTYNGQRAVDGIDFQVGKGEVFGIIGPNGAGKTTTLKMISGLIPPTQGQTLMNGQVVSIDNIAIKKIIGYLPEDSPLYENMKTRDYLRFFAAIHDIGKEEADRRIDKLLQQLNLKEGNKRLGTFSKGMKRKVAIARSLINDPQILIYDEPASGLDPQTAHYIIGFIRTMKDRGKTIIFSGHNLAQVENICDRVLIMKGGIVAAYGTIAELKEQYGTTTYSITYESGGSTQIQTIRDMDEMNRAVRDIVNDGGSITDVSVEESDLEEIFLGLVGVGDE; encoded by the coding sequence ATGGAAGACCGGATTGTGATAACCGCAAAAAGACTTATCAAGACCTATAATGGCCAGAGGGCAGTTGACGGTATCGATTTCCAGGTAGGCAAAGGCGAAGTCTTTGGCATCATAGGGCCTAACGGCGCTGGCAAGACCACTACTCTGAAGATGATAAGCGGTCTTATCCCGCCCACACAGGGACAGACGTTGATGAACGGGCAGGTTGTAAGCATTGACAATATCGCTATAAAAAAAATCATCGGATACCTGCCGGAAGATTCCCCCCTGTACGAGAACATGAAGACACGGGATTATCTCAGGTTCTTTGCAGCTATCCACGATATAGGGAAGGAGGAAGCTGACAGACGTATCGACAAGCTGCTTCAACAACTCAACCTTAAGGAAGGTAACAAGCGGCTGGGAACGTTCTCAAAAGGCATGAAACGCAAGGTGGCAATTGCCAGAAGTCTGATAAATGACCCTCAGATACTTATATACGACGAACCCGCGTCAGGGCTTGACCCCCAGACAGCCCATTATATCATCGGCTTTATCAGGACCATGAAAGACAGGGGCAAGACCATTATATTCAGCGGACATAACCTGGCGCAGGTCGAAAATATCTGTGACAGGGTCCTTATTATGAAAGGTGGGATTGTTGCTGCATACGGTACGATCGCTGAATTAAAGGAGCAGTACGGGACCACCACATACAGCATTACGTACGAATCCGGGGGGAGCACACAGATACAGACAATCAGGGACATGGATGAAATGAACCGCGCGGTCAGGGATATCGTCAACGACGGGGGGAGTATCACTGATGTGTCTGTTGAGGAATCTGACCTTGAGGAGATATTTTTAGGATTGGTGGGTGTTGGGGATGAGTAA
- a CDS encoding DUF86 domain-containing protein yields the protein MDIERIKDKLNELQSYLIELEEDLPDIMDDYLVQRITRRACESTFQLACQDVLDICNLIIAGKGLTLPKDNRDAISKLTENKIIPEKLSPRLQDMISFRNLLVHRYGKVDDNRVYVHLKEETDDLYRFIEVIEEFIES from the coding sequence TTGGATATTGAACGAATAAAGGACAAATTGAATGAACTTCAAAGTTACCTCATTGAACTTGAAGAAGACCTTCCGGATATAATGGATGATTATCTTGTGCAAAGAATTACCAGGAGGGCATGTGAAAGTACATTTCAGCTTGCGTGTCAGGATGTGCTGGATATTTGTAACTTGATAATTGCTGGAAAAGGTCTTACGCTTCCTAAAGATAACCGGGACGCGATAAGCAAGCTAACCGAGAACAAGATTATCCCTGAAAAACTATCGCCAAGATTGCAGGACATGATCAGCTTCAGGAATCTCCTTGTACATAGATATGGTAAAGTGGATGATAACCGGGTTTATGTGCATCTGAAGGAAGAAACTGATGACCTTTACAGATTTATTGAAGTAATTGAAGAATTTATCGAATCCTGA